The following coding sequences are from one Diadema setosum chromosome 9, eeDiaSeto1, whole genome shotgun sequence window:
- the LOC140233309 gene encoding neurotrypsin-like, translating into MGNLRRSEFYFHHHILNLCVVIISLSSITRTNASDEVRLINTFDGSVHKGRVEVRYAEAWGTICDTSWDIVDADVVCRQLGYTGALRALDQAYFGSGDNVIWMDRVQCTGDEERIQDCPQMGWGQHSCSHRDDASVECSSATVRLVEGPNRFEGHVQVLHEGTWGYVCDDDWSMENGAVVCDQLAGKPADGISIRSYYGDTSDGKFWLNEVQCTGDEGSIETCPHSGWGNTSGCTGNSKAGVRCNQGTKEDGAVRLFGSSSPNRGTVEIYHNGEWGTVCDDGWDYYDAKVVCRQLGYTDAQPKAYYRSYYASGSGRIWKDEVLCYGSETRLENCLSLDWGTHNCDHSEDAGVYCDVRGEFDGAEIAGIILGSILGFMILCCCIKYVLTEAQNSKQNRRSGRRHRRGNGTTTSRSTNRNNTPEAHFDAHFNNAFSLGDDPDSFTPQGMAYPPPFSSDPPPFTPSELPPSYEYVISVDEVRANGSGAIGSPSDAHATATNPAPVIQAGASVSVKQQAAESSPKAVAPLTKSVYPPQLSPTEASSSSATSFPVHPHAVAAASAEPSVPSEALPADCPVSNEQVEQPNTMTEVPTESNNDASTTSLPVSTAAESKPDPASSTGGGNDGDDTSEA; encoded by the exons ACGAGGTTAGATTGATCAATACCTTTGACGGAAGTGTTCATAAGGGACGCGTCGAGGTCAGGTACGCCGAAGCGTGGGGGACGATTTGCGACACCTCATGGGACATCGTCGACGCGGACGTGGTTTGTCGGCAGCTCGGCTACACGGGGGCGCTCCGGGCCCTGGACCAGGCGTATTTCGGGTCAGGAGATAACGTAATCTGGATGGACAGGGTGCAGTGCACGGGTGATGAAGAAAGGATACAGGATTGTCCACAAATGGGATGGGGCCAACATAGCTGTTCCCATAGAGATGACGCGTCGGTGGAGTGCTCATCAG CGACTGTGCGTCTCGTTGAAGGACCGAACCGCTTCGAGGGCCATGTCCAAGTCCTGCACGAGGGCACGTGGGGCTACGTCTGTGACGACGACTGGAGCATGGAGAATGGTGCGGTGGTGTGCGATCAGCTCGCTGGTAAACCCGCGGACGGTATCTCCATACGATCATACTACGGAGATACCAGCGACGGGAAGTTTTGGCTGAACGAAGTGCAGTGCACCGGCGACGAGGGGAGCATCGAGACGTGTCCGCACTCGGGATGGGGAAACACCAGCGGGTGTACGGGCAACAGCAAGGCAGGGGTGCGATGCAACCAAGGTACGAAGG AAGACGGGGCCGTCCGTCTTTTCGGCTCGTCAAGCCCCAATCGGGGTACTGTGGAGATCTACCACAACGGAGAATGGGGCACGGTGTGTGACGACGGATGGGACTACTATGACGCCAAG GTCGTCTGCCGCCAGTTAGGCTATACGGACGCACAACCAAAGGCATATTACAGAAGTTACTACGCGTCGGGCTCGGGCCGGATTTGGAAGGACGAAGTACTGTGTTACGGATCGGAGACTCGATTAGAAAACTGTCTCAGTCTTGACTGGGGAACGCACAACTGCGATCACAGCGAGGACGCAGGAGTGTACTGCGACGTGCGGG GTGAATTCGACGGTGCTGAGATAGCTGGGATCATCCTAGGGTCGATCCTTGGTTTCATGATTCTCTGCTGCTGCATAAAGTACGTCCTCACCGAGGCACAGAACAGCAAGCAGAATCGACGTTCGGGTCGTCGTCACCGACGTGGAAATGGAACGACCACGAGTAGGAGCACCAATCGCAACAACACCCCCGAGGCGCACTTCGACGCCCACTTCAACAATGCGTTTTCACTCGGCGACGATCCGGACAGTTTCACTCCTCAGGGTATGGCGTATCCGCCACCATTTTCTTCCGATCCGCCCCCGTTCACTCCCAGCGAACTTCCGCCGTCATACGAGTATGTCATATCTGTGGACGAGGTAAGAGCCAATGGGTCTGGTGCCATTGGATCCCCTAGCGACGCCCATGCGACAGCGACGAATCCTGCTCCAGTGATCCAAGCTGGGGCATCCGTATCGGTGAAGCAGCAAGCGGCCGAATCATCTCCCAAGGCGGTAGCGCCGCTGACGAAATCTGTCTATCCTCCACAGCTGTCTCCAACAGAGGCATCCTCGTCGTCTGCTACGTCATTTCCTGTTCACCCTCACGCCGTTGCAGCAGCCTCCGCTGAGCCAAGCGTGCCAAGTGAGGCCCTTCCAGCTGATTGTCCCGTCAGTAACGAGCAGGTCGAGCAGCCAAACACTATGACTGAAGTCCCGACAGAAAGCAATAATGATGCATCGACAACTTCCCTGCCCGTGTCGACTGCTGCGGAATCCAAGCCAGATCCCGCCTCATCGACTGGAGGTGGAAACGACGGTGACGATACGTCAGAAGCGTGA